The Capsicum annuum cultivar UCD-10X-F1 chromosome 3, UCD10Xv1.1, whole genome shotgun sequence genomic sequence AAAATTAGACTCATCCGGAAcaaacaagagaagaaataacTCACTTTAACTGGCTGTGCCATGGGTTTGGGTGGTGCATTTTGAAAGATTGAAGATGGAACATCATTCACACCGTAGTTTTGTTGAGAAGGAGATGTGTTATTGAAAGAATTTTTGTCTGCTCCAACAGTACTCTTAGTTGGGCTTGAAGCAGGTATTGCTGGCGAGGGTATATCCTTCTGAAAGAACTCCCGGTAAGTATAACTTCGAAGTCTCGATGTCACTTCAACAAGAGCTTCTCTAGCTGCTGTGATCTCTCCATCAATCTGGAGATTTGAAGAATTAAAttgcagcaacaacaacatactcaagGTGGGAAAGAATTAATCCAGAAATAGCACAATTAGTCCAACAACTGGAGCCCAGTACTTCTCTAAACAATAATTTGAATTCTCTTAAACGCTCTTCTATACAACCAGGAATTTAGACTTAAGACACAGCCATTTAGGAAAATTAGTAGCAGCTGATAGAATTGCCGATACAAGATTCCCTTTATTGCACAATCTGTGCATCTTGCAAAAGGAATGCACTGCCCAATATGCACCACCTCTGGTACACATATCAACTAAAGAACATGAAAATCGAATTAGCtacattggtatcatcatattagAAGCTTAAAGAAAATTGACAGACCTGTACAATTTCATCAGTACTTGACAGACACGGTGGAAGTTCTTCCTTTGGTAGAATCTTGACAGTAGCACCAGCTAATTTCATGTCAGATAATGGTGCATCTCTTCCTCCCAAACATTCAACTTCATCTGTTTGCACAACTAAACGAGTTGTAATAATATATCCCTTCTCTGGAAGGAGATCAACAATGCGGGTTTGAATATGCAAAAGAGCTTCCTGAGCAGGAAACAGCTCATCATCTGGACCCTAAAAGACAGATGTAAACCAGATATCTTTCAGAAACTTCTAGGCACCATTCTGGAAGGATCATTTTATGAGGTCTATGCTTGATATAGTTTAACCAATTTCAGATATGAAGCTAAAAAAGAACAAAGCTAGTGGAATCCTATTCTAGCAAACAGCAAGCTGAAATTAAAACTTTCATGGTAAAAAACGGAAATAACTTACTGAGACCTGAACAAGAAAGAGAAGAGGAGGTACCTCATCAGAAGAAATGATTATGACCTGTTCGTCTGAGCTAGCAATGGGATTCAAAATCTTGACATCCACACCAATCTCATTTTGAAGcaaatctataattccatctgATTCCCCAGCAACAGTATCGACCCTGTCAATTGGACAGAGAATTCGAAACACAAGATCCTCAACATACATGATCTGCCCATTATCATTGGTGGGAGCgattccagactcaatggcatATCCAGATGAGGATGAAGAAAAGTTGTTGCTTCGACCACTGTTCATACCAGCAGGCATCCTTGATCCAAACGTTGACCCATTTTCAGACATCCTGCGAGCTGTATTGTTCATGTGGGGAATAAATTCGTCGTCAGGAGGGACGAACCGCTCAGGTGAATGTGGCCGACCAGGAAAGTGACCACGATCACGATGCTGGCTCTCCCTCAAGCGTGAGGAAATAATTTCCACAGCCTTTTTCACTGCAATTGTTTCCCCAACAACCTGCAAGCCAAAAAGTCTCAGGCATAACGCATAACCCTGATCTACTAATGATTGCTTTTTAAGAAGGCACTAATTATCCAATACAATACACCACATTAATACATTTGCTAGAAGCAAATCCAAAAAGCCTTATACCTAAATATCATGATTGATATGATTCAGAAAAACTCAGAATCATCAGGCACAAGAATATCAGCTTATAAATCAAAAGCAGCTGTGATTTAACATTATTTAATTAGAATCTCCTGTGTAATACAGCAGAAGAAAAATTTAAGAGAACATCCGAGAATCACCTTACACCTTACACCGGCAAATTATCAGAGCAACTATATAGAAAGGTAAAATAATCACAAGGACAGCATCCCTTTTAGACATTCAAATGACGGCAATGAGCTGCGTAAATGTAATAATGTCCATGTTCCTTTGAGTTTTTTCAAAATCATCACCTGGACTTACAAATCAACAACGTACCCAGtgcaatcccacaagtggggtctggggagggtagatgTATgtaaaccttacccctacctttgtgaGGAAGAGAGGTtgttccgatagaccctcggctcaaaagaaaagtatccGACACAAGATTGTAAGAAAAATAAGACAGCAAAATGCAACTAATACTAGACCAATGTCTACTTCAAAATTGAGTATGTGTGCGGTGTGTCATGTGCACTGCACTCCTGCTGATTTCTATCATCAGCTTGTTGCTATCCTTATGTGGCCTAAGTCATCATCACATTTTCGACCAAAACcgattttgaataatttgaccaaAATCATGTTACACCAAAAGTTGAGAACAAATGTACATCCATGTTCTTCATTATAAGATTATGTATCCCCTTCAGAACAAAAGAACAAACCAGAAAAAGACCTGAGACAAGGATACAGAGGGGGTGGGACTGGATCTTCAAAAGAAGCACAATCAGTTGCAAGAGAATCAGCTGAGTTGCTGCTTCATTACAGGGTTCAATGGTTCATTGAAGAGAGAGGTGTCTTAAGACAGAAAAAAAGAGAAgcggaatttggatttcttgaggacTCAATGTGGTTACCTAAAAATCACAAATCATTAATCACACAGCAGAAACATTTTCATCTAAATTACTGATCAACAAAAGAATCACAAATAAATAACCTCCCCATGAATTAACTGGTCCATATTTAGCATGTCAGAGACATAAGGGGATAATAAAATGCTATTCACACTTCTTGACAACACAACTGAACATAGAGAAGGGAGATGCACTACCAAGCAATATTGGGCTTAGACGAGCTTAAATGGAGTGACACGGACCATGAGGATTCATATAGCCAAGACCAACTTGCTTGGATTGAAGTGTAGGAGTAACCATTGCTATTTGTAGATACACAACTCAGGATAATCAGAAAAAAATTTGGGTTGTCATACGTAATTACAACCTCATCCCAATATTAACAAAACTCAGAATAATAAATGTAGGCGCTCAAAATTCACAGCTTAAAACATTAGCCATTCATAAAAGTATCATTAGTCATTCATTATTTAGCCATTGTGTTTCAAATCTCATCCGAACTCAGGTATATCAGTCTCATTGTCAAGTGAACAAGTGTTCTTTGTCTACTTAAGATACATGTTAACACTCCAACTTCTTATGCAATATCAGATGACTACTAGTCCAATGGTAGAATACTTTTTTAAAGTTTATCTTTGTCATTAGTTTCTCTCGTTCAGCAACTACATGTGTGCTTCAATTAACGGTATGGTTCTGGGTCACTTTATCAACAAGGATGTACAAAGTCACTGTATATGGTACCTGAACAATCTCCTCTGACATTGAAACGCAACGGGGCAAAGTGTGATCTCTGGGCAAAATTCTAATATGTGTCTTAGTCTCCATCCTCATTTGCTCAATAATTTTCCCTCCTTTCCCTAGCAAACATCCCACATGCATTCTAGACACCACCAACCTCGTCACAGCCCTATTATTCCCACTAACACCTCTCATCCTAAACTCCTCTTCCATTTCCATCCCACCACTATACCCTCctcctccaccaccaccaccatcactatCCAAAATTCTCTCGTGTATCAGTAACAGCGCCTCCTGAGCAGGCGAAAATGCAGGCATTCTACCATCCGGATCCCTCCGCCGCGTATCCGAAATCTCTATTATTCGCTCATCATCACCCGGAATCAGTTCATGCATGTTCACCCATGCCCCGGTATGCTGTCTAATAGCCTTAATTATACTCCCGGATTTCCCTATCACTCCACCCGCCTTAACATCGTAACACAGAATCCTATAACTAGTAGTCACCATCAGTGACGGGTCCTGCATTTTCCGCCCTCCTCCACCTCCTCCAGCAACCGGACGGCGGTGAGTCGGCGGCGGCGGATAATGATGATTcccatgagggttagggttataCCTCTGTCTAGTTCTGGGTAAGTTGTCCGATTCATAATCCTGGTCATAATAGTACCTCTTAGATCTTGATCTGTCCATGTCTTTCGGGTCCAAATCACAAATCTCGCTATTAGATTAGGGTTTTCCTTGACAAACCCGCAGTCCTTTTCTACTTGAAAGTTCAAAAACCCTAGCAAATGCCATAACCAAAATTCCTCATCATAAATTTGTTCATCATTTTACTTACcatatacatttttttctttttgctgcTAATTTAGTTGTTGTGTGTGTTTACTCTTTTGTTGTGCTGCTTTATATAATGGTGATAATATAATGGTGTTAATTGATTTCACTTGCTATAATCTGTTTGGGGGTTTGATTGAAGGAATATAGGGGGGAGTGGGACCCAGACGGTGGCCGTGTAACTCACTTTCGGTCCACCGCTTTAACGTCGTCGTTTTGCGTGATGGCAGAAGCTTCCTTCATTACTCGTAAGACTTTGGAGTCATACTCATATACTACTATGTTTTTAGGGTGGTTTATTGGAGAGTACATGTTCGTTGGAGTacaactatttttctttatttggtgTTTGGTATTTTAtacattaaattttaattaatttaaatttgtattatgCAAGGTTATTTAAGGAaagtattttaattaaaaattgaagcagcctcatttttttttttaacggtAGGAATTATCTATTTGAGCAATAACGGTACCGTTATTGctcctttattttaatttgtttaactattttttaaattcagtttTTATATTTATAGGCTGTGATAAATGTGTGTTGAAAGTTTAAAATGGTGAGTTGGAATATCCTAGAGGAAATCTCGGTCATATTATCTTTTCAAAACAAAGGAAATTTCaagaatttaaaattattcatttGGAATCCGTTGTTTCGATAGGATTAAAAAACactttttagcttaagtgatttaaagtttaaaataagtgcttataaatttttaaagtttaaaataagtGTTTATAAATCAAGCAGAAGTATTTGAatagaagtgaaggaaaaagttgTTCATGTGCTTGATAagcaagtaaaaaaatatttttttgttatcaaaatgacttaaatgtccttaaagttgtCAATACCATAAATAAAGtgattatttgtaattttttaattttaaaataatttttttgagcaaATCTTAGATGTACTGACGAATTCAATGAAAATAATGGAGAAAGATGAAGAGGTAATCGGAGGGAAGAAATGAACAGAAgcgacaaagaaaaaaatatatatatttaaaggcTACAAGTTCAGAATATTATTAGAATGGAGGAaaatataaaggataaaaagataaatatttttatcaaatctaaaaaaaaaattaatctaaaaataaaaagttggggTTACCCACCTtctcacatttttctttttttaatcaattttttagtttttttaagcacaatttttattttaccaaaaacataaaaaagctttaaaaaaaaattaaaaactgattTGATCagattttttaatcttatccaaGCGAATTTTGACTAAGGAATAAAAATATTACTAGCATGATAACTTAAACAAAATTAGAGCACTAAGCAAAATTTTTAGTATGAAGATTTGAAGAATTTTATACTTGTAACTTCTATTTACAATTTGTATCTTAGATGAAATCATGTGTATTTACaattcattaatatatatatatatatatatatataaaatctccatttaaaattttgtgaAGTTTTTTCTTTGAACAAGCGCATTATTATAATTTACTAGTTTAAATGTATATGCCTCGTACGTGTAATCTTTGATTAtttagacgattttatctattattaatttttttaatgaagtgcaaaaagttcaaatcaattcTCAAAGATCCTTCCCAcgttaatataataatgtaaacataacatatattttattataagcacatatatattttaccaccaaaagtttcaagtggttaatgtaTTGTTACTTTTGCGTATGTCATGTaatgcctctttttattgatgctgGACGCTATCAGGCTAAGAGAGGTCcattgatttgaaccatatttatagtacaattatttatttattttttatttaaaatcttttcttatttttaaaattaaatctttagaaaatctttaattacttgcttaaaaattttaaaatttgatacttcttatattttttgcattctaacgcattcatatttatttctaaatttttcaaatcttcttaaaatcaactttagttgatttagaattattaaattaatgaaaaagatattaattgtcattaattttgatgacttctaataaaaaaagattttactataaatatttaattaatttttaacttttaaatattaaaaaatagtgaaaaaataattttgtttgaagtaaagatttttaataaaggacaaaaaattcaaacgatatttttttaatattggaTGGATCATATGGATGTGTACAACTTTTTCTCAAGTCATGTGCtccttttatttcaatttgttCGCTCCCCCTATTACAATTTGTTATGCATTTTTCAAGTCGCACCTTAAGGTTCAATCATTATATTCATGGGTTGCAACTAATACATGTTTGAAAATTTAATGTGGAGGAATTCCATTTGACCACCAACCTAGATATCTTTTGGAggatgtgaatttttatttttttatattgtaaATCTAATCATCTATTAATGTGAAGGTCATCTTTTCACCTATAATTGTAATAATGTATTTGTACAGGTTAAATAAGAAATTAGGAAAGAATAGATTAATGGGATTAACATGTTAATTAGCATCTTATAGATGGACCCAAACCAATAGCCCTTTCCAATATCTCCCACTCACAAAAAAGGGAGTGCTTGAGTTTTGTCATGCTATTCAAAAGCTATCCTCCTTCTTaagttttatttcatcatttgaTGCTACTATGAGAATTTTGCTATAAATCTATCAGGAATCAGACAACTTACGCAGGACTAGACAGAGTTATAACCCTAACCCTCATAGGAATCATCATTATTCGCCAGCGACGCATCGTCGTCCGATTGCTGGAAGAGGTGATGGTGGCGGCGAAAAAAGAAAAGTGCAGGACTGTTCACTGATGATTACTACTACTAGTTATCGAATTTTGCGTTATGATGTTAAGGCAGTTAGTGTTGTAGGAAAATCGGGGAGTCTAATTAAGGCGATTAGACAGTATATTAATGGGGTATGGGTGAGCATGCATGAATTGATTCTGGGTGATAATGAACGTATCATCGAGATTTTGGATACGCGGATGAGGGATCTGAATGGTGGAATGTTGGCATTTtcgcacggctttaaaatgcgtcactagagAGTAAGgtttgcttacttatatacccctaatccactagtgatattgtccactATTGGGTCTAGACCCGCACAACTTTAAAATGCATTACTAGGAAGTAAGGTTTGCTTACTTACATACCCAACAttcctcctgtgttttgccgatatggcACTCCTTATCCTAAATTGACGTGTACTAAGCGTTTTtcccaccgaatgggatttgcctacgTTGTGGTGTACTCAAGACTGATTGCCCACACATCTCTCCTGTATTTTGCCGATGTGgcactccttatcctaagttgaggTGTACTCAGCGTTTTCTCCACCGAATGGGATTTACCTAAGTTGGGGTgtactcaggactgaggtttacCCACACATCCCTCCTATATTTTGTCAATGTGGCACTCCTTATTGGGGGATACTCAGCTTAGGATACCATTCTTATCGGGATTTGTctaaactcagtttgaactctggcccacatcgacagggctgacacaggagcggctctgataccattcttgtcatgacccgagccggagccctggccgcgacggacatcccgaaccattaGTTTAAACCCTGGCTCACATCGACAGGACTGACACAGAAgcagctctgataccattcttgtcacgacccgagctgaaGCCCTGGCCGCGACGGTCATCCCGAACCATTAAGGCCCAAGAGACCCCGGTAACGGCCCAACCCTTAGTGATATTATCCGCTCTGGATCTAGacccgcacgactttaaaatgcatcactggGAAGTAaagcttgcttacttatatacccaacatccccaTGTATtttgtcgatgtgggactccttatcctaagttaggGCGTTACATATGTATACAAACATTCAAATAATAAGTGTATGCAAATCaaacttattttgaattttaagaaaACAATAAACATATAATGACATAATCATAAAGTTATCTAATATCTTTTCTAAATAAAGAagatttcaaaaatctaaaattacTCATTTAATCAAGGAATAAGTATATTAGTCGCATCACGACTCAACAAAATTAgggattttaaattaaatttgtaaTATAAAGTTTTAAATTCAACTGATGAAATTCATACTCACTTGTTATAGTAATTTGAATCGGTAAATACTAGTTAAAGAGACTTACCGATTTCTCCGTAGCGAAAGCAGATCTGTAGCAATCACGACTCGTATTATTGATTGCCAAAAATTTCCAGAATGCAGATGAACTCTCTTTGTCCACGACCTAGATATCCTATAAGGGGATGCTAAATGTTTTTCtctattgtaaaccttagccgtCTATTAATATGAAAGATCATTTCTTTTTCTATATCCATAATggtgtatttatatattataagtAGGGTTTACGAGGAGGATAAGCTAGTGGGCTAATTAACTTATGAGGAGGTAACTTATGAGGAGGACAAGCTAATGGGCTAATTAATACCCCATTTGAGCAAACCCAACCCAATATCACTTTTGTGTCATTATTTTGcaataataattttgtaaaattatttttgttacaTGACCTCTTATTAGAAATCTCCGTCACCAAATTCAAATCAATCAATATTacttgaattaaaataaaaaatcatatcattaaaataaATTCCGGCACAATTAatgagtttgattttattttaatagtgtggattaaaatttattttaatgaatatgatttttattttttgatttgaagTGATATTGGTTGATATGAATTTGGTGACGTGGAtctctaataagaggccacgtggtaaaaattattttacaaaaattattattataaaataactaGTTTAAGCACACGTGTTTCGCacatgtaacgtttgattatttaaaattaaacgatttggtctatttatttttaatgaagtgcaaaaagtttaaatcacttctcaaagatccttcaatttacactttaataaaataatgtaaacataatctatattttattgtaagcacatatatattttgccaccagaagtttcaagtggttaatggagcgtcacttttgcgtttgtcatgtgGTACCTTTTTTCCTTGCTGCTAGAGACTAGAGAAAACtgaagaaaaggtgtcttttaagtcttgaatgaaggaatggtgacattgaccaacttaaagggccaaacatcattaggaaacttgattaagttaattatggacttgattaatattttcaaaactttctaatcttttcaaaaatacaaatcaacccacaaccttctttaatccaaatcaaccagtctctttCCTCTCTCTCTAGACAGTTTctttcaactctctcccaaccaatagttctgtaAAATTCTTCCTTCAATACCtgacgacttcaacctccgacgaaaaatagtcgggcgagtttcctttcgactttcaaccgtcaatcgacgtgaagacttctccggcgacaacaacttcgagttctttgtCATCCcatttttttcacaggtaaaaaattataaaaaaaacagaggaacttgagccaactactcttctagtattaaaATATGGactaaataaaatcttaatttctggtatttcttttttcttgttgtCGTACTATTGATTCGGATTTGTTAGTTCTTTTTGTtcatagttgatgttcttagtgtgtgtgtgatgtgttggtgttgctaggttaatttgttgtttgtcttggtaaaaatggtgttgcaacagatgaaacatctgatgcaacagctgcagacatctgatgcaacagatgaaaacatctgatgcaatagatgaaaaaatctgatgcaatagatgaaaacatctgatgcagcagataaataatctaacagatcattcatctattgcgacaggcgactcttctatttggaagaaatctaaacaatattgatccaacagataactcattttgcaacagatgagtgatatgtttcaacagttcagtgatctatttttattaccaccaacggtttactcatctattgcaacaggtcagttatatattgtaacagataacatacctggtgcaacaaatcagtgatctatttttattatttcaacgg encodes the following:
- the LOC107863094 gene encoding RNA-binding KH domain-containing protein RCF3 — translated: MDRSRSKRYYYDQDYESDNLPRTRQRYNPNPHGNHHYPPPPTHRRPVAGGGGGGRKMQDPSLMVTTSYRILCYDVKAGGVIGKSGSIIKAIRQHTGAWVNMHELIPGDDERIIEISDTRRRDPDGRMPAFSPAQEALLLIHERILDSDGGGGGGGGYSGGMEMEEEFRMRGVSGNNRAVTRLVVSRMHVGCLLGKGGKIIEQMRMETKTHIRILPRDHTLPRCVSMSEEIVQVVGETIAVKKAVEIISSRLRESQHRDRGHFPGRPHSPERFVPPDDEFIPHMNNTARRMSENGSTFGSRMPAGMNSGRSNNFSSSSSGYAIESGIAPTNDNGQIMYVEDLVFRILCPIDRVDTVAGESDGIIDLLQNEIGVDVKILNPIASSDEQVIIISSDEGPDDELFPAQEALLHIQTRIVDLLPEKGYIITTRLVVQTDEVECLGGRDAPLSDMKLAGATVKILPKEELPPCLSSTDEIVQIDGEITAAREALVEVTSRLRSYTYREFFQKDIPSPAIPASSPTKSTVGADKNSFNNTSPSQQNYGVNDVPSSIFQNAPPKPMAQPVKETGASAGEIAKQNESERREDTPSGLNRMHVTLVTRSTLEVVIPPHAAPKLITKSRNKLAQISELSGANVNLIEDRPEVTEKIIQISGTPEQAERAQSLLQGFILSTLEDGP
- the LOC107865041 gene encoding RNA-binding KH domain-containing protein RCF3-like encodes the protein MEKDEEESDNLRRTRQSYNPNPHRNHHYSPATHRRPIAGRGDGGGEKRKVQDCSLMITTTSYRILRYDVKAVSVVGKSGSLIKAIRQYINGVWVSMHELILGDNERIIEILDTRMRDLNGGMLAFSHGFKMRH